In Silene latifolia isolate original U9 population chromosome X, ASM4854445v1, whole genome shotgun sequence, the following proteins share a genomic window:
- the LOC141619899 gene encoding protein FAR1-RELATED SEQUENCE 5-like, which translates to MRVTSRSESENSFFDRFLTPHLTLVEFWVCYESALEAQIHKQSKLNSDNKHSEIPRKTKSNLEVHASEMYSHNIFKDFQTELVAALSDCRFKDVEKIDETKKYILTDLQMPNKSWNVAYSPDNMKITCSCSMFQGMGLLCRHCLWILHNQDF; encoded by the coding sequence ATGAGGGTTACTTCTAGGTCTGAGAGTGAAAACAGTTTCTTTGACAGGTTCCTCACACCTCATTTGACTCTTGTTGAGTTTTGGGTGTGCTATGAGAGTGCCTTGGAAGCACAAATACACAAGCAGTCCAAATTGAACAGTGACAACAAACACTCTGAAATCCCACGGAAAACAAAGTCAAACCTTGAAGTCCATGCTTCTGAAATGTACTCGcacaacattttcaaagactTCCAAACAGAATTGGTTGCAGCTTTGTCTGATTGTCGTTTTAAAGATGTggagaagattgatgagacaaaaaaaTATATTCTAACAGACTTGCAGATGCCAAATAAGTCATGGAATGTAGCATATTCACCAGATAACATGAAGATTACTTGTTCCTGTTCTATGTTTCAGGGAATGGGCTTGTTGTGCAGGCACTGCCTTTGGATTCTACACAACCAAGATTTTTAG
- the LOC141619900 gene encoding protein FAR1-RELATED SEQUENCE 5-like encodes MQFKYQENGTYIVTRFDEAHNHPLASPESTIFLKGNRKMTEVQKQFVTKVKVLKLGGVKAYRGWKELCGGYDNIGVTEVDFKNFVRDIKTYVGNFDGQMFVENLIGRKDTCSSFYFDFIVDENKCLAGVFWADPICIKNYMLFGEVLSADDTYGTNKYDMVFVPFTGVDHHKRCITLGAGLIGDESIECYTWLFKTFLEAMGGCQPIIIITDQDKSMKSVVPKVFKESTHRLCMWHIMKKLREKVSYQLFQDEDFKTKLNRCVWNNQLKPDEFEEQWGKIMTDYQLVEHEWFSDLYDLGNKGSPPILKMFQCLA; translated from the coding sequence ATGCAGTTTAAATACCAAGAAAATGGAACTTATATTGTTACCAGATTCGATGAAGCGCATAACCATCCACTTGCTTCGCCTGAATCTACAATATTCTTGAAAGGAAACCGAAAAATGACAGAGGTACAGAAGCAATTTGTCACAAAGGTAAAGGTGTTAAAACTAGGTGGTGTGAAAGCCTATAGAGGTTGGAAGGAGCTGTGTGGAGGTTACGACAACATTGGGGTTACTGAGGTTGATTTCAAAAACTTTGTCAGGGACATAAAAACCTACGTTGGTAATTTTGATGGACAAATGTTTGTTGAAAATCTTATTGGGAGAAAAGACACATGCagttcattttactttgattttatagTAGATGAAAACAAGTGCCTGGCTGGAGTGTTTTGGGCAGATCCGATCTGCATAAAGAACTACATGCTATTCGGTGAGGTTTTATCAGCAGATGATACATAtggaacaaacaaatacgatatgGTGTTTGTGCCTTTCACAGGAGTTGATCACCACAAAAGGTGCATAACGTTAGGAGCTGGGTTGATAGGTGATGAAAGTATTGAGTGTTATACGTGGCTGTTCAAGACATTTTTGGAAGCAATGGGCGGGTGCCAACCGATAATTATAATTACTGATCAGGACAAATCAATGAAGTCGGTAGTCCCGAAAGTGTTTAAGGAGTCAACACACAGACTGTGCATGTGGCACATAATGAAGAAACTAAGAGAGAAAGTCAGTTATCAACTGTTTCAAGATGAGGATTTTAAGACCAAGCTCAAtaggtgtgtttggaacaaccaacTTAAGCCTGATGAATTCGAAGAACAATGGGGGAAGATAATGACTGATTATCAACTTGTAGAACACGAGTGGTTTTCAGATTTGTACGATCTCGGGAACAAAGGATCCCCGCCTATTTTAAAGATGTTTCAATGTCTGGCTTGA